A section of the Pan paniscus chromosome 7, NHGRI_mPanPan1-v2.0_pri, whole genome shotgun sequence genome encodes:
- the NAPRT gene encoding nicotinate phosphoribosyltransferase isoform X7: protein MAAEQDPEARAAARPLLTDLYQATMALGYWRAGRARDAAEFELFFRRCPFGGAFALAAGLRDCVRFLRAFRLRDADVQFLASVLPPDTDPAFFEHLRALDCSEVTVRALPEGSLAFPGVPLLQVSGPLLVVQLLETPLLCLVSYASLVATNAARLRLIAGPEKRLLEMGLRRAQGPDGGLTASTYSYLGGFDSSSNVLAGQLRGVPVAGTLAHSFVTSFSGSEVPPDPMLAPAAGEGPGVDLAAKAQVWLEQVCAHLGLGVQEPHPGERAAFVAYALAFPRAFQGLLDSYSVWRSGLPNFLAVALALGELGYRAAGVRLDSGDLLQQAQEIRKVFRAAAARFQVPWLESVLIVVSNNIDEEALARLAQELVAVGGQPRMKLTEDPEKQTLPGSKAAFRLLGSDGSPLMDMLQLAEEPVPQAGQELRVWPPGAREPCTVRPAQVEPLLRLCLQQGQLCEPLPSLAESRALAQLSLSRLSPEHRRLQSPAQYQVVLSERLQALVNSLCAGQSP from the exons ATGGCGGCGGAGCAGGACCCCGAGGCGCGGGCGGCGGCGCGGCCGCTGCTCACTGACCTCTACCAGGCCACCATGGCGTTGGGCTATTGGCGCGCGGGCCGGGCGCGGGACGCCGCCGAGTTCGAGCTCTTCTTCCGCCGCTGCCCGTTCGGCGGCGCCTTCGCCTTGGCCGCCGGCTTGCGCGACTGTGTGCGCTTCCTGCGCGCCTTCCGCCTGCGGGACGCCG ACGTGCAGTTCCTGGCCTCGGTGCTGCCCCCAGACACGGACCCTGCGTTCTTCGAGCACCTTCGGGCCCTCGACTGCTCCGAGGTGACGGTGCGAGCCCTGCCCGAGGGCTCCCTCGCCTTCCCGGGC GTGCCGCTCCTGCAGGTGTCCGGGCCGCTCCTGGTGGTGCAGCTGCTGGAGACACCGCTGCTCTGCCTGGTCAGCTACGCCAG CCTGGTGGCCACCAATGCAGCGCGGCTTCGCTTGATCGCAGGGCCAGAGAAGCGGCTGCTAGAGATGGGCCTGAGGCGGGCTCAGGGCCCCGATGGGGGCCTGACAGCCTCCACCTACAGCTACCTGGGCG gcttcGACAGCAGCAGCAACGTGCTAGCGGGCCAGCTGCGAGGTGTGCCGGTGGCCGGGACCCTGGCCCACTCCTTCGTCACTTCCTTTTCAGGCAGCGAGGTGCCCCCTGACCCG ATGTTGGCGCCCGCAGCTGGTGAGGGCCCTGGGGTGGACCTGGCGGCCAAAGCCCAGGTGTGGCTGGAGCAGGTGTGTGCCCAcctggggctgggggtgcaggAGCCGCACCCAGGCGAGCGGGCAGCCTTTGTGGCCTATGCCTTGGCCTTTCCCCGGGCCTTCCAGGGCCTCCTGGACTCCTACAGCGTGTGGAG GAGTGGTCTCCCCAACTTCCTAGCAGTCGCCCTGGCCCTGGGAGAGCTGGGCTACCGGGCAGCGGGCGTGAGGCTGGACAGTGGTGACCTGCTACAGCAGGCTCAGGAGATCCGCAAGGTCTTCCGAGCTGCTGCAGCCCG GTTCCAGGTGCCCTGGCTGGAGTCAGTCCTCATCGTAGTCAGCAACAACATTGACGAGGAGGCGCTGGCCCGACTGGCCCAGGAG CTGGTGGCCGTGGGGGGCCAGCCACGAATGAAGCTGACCGAGGACCCCGAGAAGCAGACGTTGCCTGGGAGCAAGGCTGCTTTCCGGCTCCTGGGCTCTGACG GGTCTCCACTCATGGACATGCTGCAGTTAGCAGAAGAGCCAGTGCCACAGGCTGGGCAGGAGCTGAGGGTGTGGCCTCCAGGGGCCCGGGAGCCCTGCACCGTGAGGCCAGCCCAGGTGGAGCCACTACTGCGGCTCTGCCTCCAGCAGGGACAG CTGTGTGAGCCGCTCCCATCCCTGGCAGAGTCTAGAGCCTTGGCCCAGCTGTCCCTGAGCCGACTCAGCCCTGAGCACAGGCGGCTGCAGAGCCCTGCACAGTACCAG GTGGTGCTGTCCGAGAGGCTGCAGGCCCTGGTGAACAGTCTGTGTGCGGGGCAGTCCCCCTGA
- the NAPRT gene encoding nicotinate phosphoribosyltransferase isoform X4, with product MAAEQDPEARAAARPLLTDLYQATMALGYWRAGRARDAAEFELFFRRCPFGGAFALAAGLRDCVRFLRAFRLRDADVQFLASVLPPDTDPAFFEHLRALDCSEVTVRALPEGSLAFPGVPLLQVSGPLLVVQLLETPLLCLVSYASLVATNAARLRLIAGPEKRLLEMGLRRAQGPDGGLTASTYSYLGGFDSSSNVLAGQLRGVPVAGTLAHSFVTSFSGSEVPPDPVSPSSKPCCLQATGPKPALALARGVPPRQVTPVLSQEAGTGCITFALKLGCPWLLPGLILHSWPPFFTDSVLQMLAPAAGEGPGVDLAAKAQVWLEQVCAHLGLGVQEPHPGERAAFVAYALAFPRAFQGLLDSYSVWRSGLPNFLAVALALGELGYRAAGVRLDSGDLLQQAQEIRKVFRAAAARFQVPWLESVLIVVSNNIDEEALARLAQELVAVGGQPRMKLTEDPEKQTLPGSKAAFRLLGSDGSPLMDMLQLAEEPVPQAGQELRVWPPGAREPCTVRPAQVEPLLRLCLQQGQLCEPLPSLAESRALAQLSLSRLSPEHRRLQSPAQYQVVLSERLQALVNSLCAGQSP from the exons ATGGCGGCGGAGCAGGACCCCGAGGCGCGGGCGGCGGCGCGGCCGCTGCTCACTGACCTCTACCAGGCCACCATGGCGTTGGGCTATTGGCGCGCGGGCCGGGCGCGGGACGCCGCCGAGTTCGAGCTCTTCTTCCGCCGCTGCCCGTTCGGCGGCGCCTTCGCCTTGGCCGCCGGCTTGCGCGACTGTGTGCGCTTCCTGCGCGCCTTCCGCCTGCGGGACGCCG ACGTGCAGTTCCTGGCCTCGGTGCTGCCCCCAGACACGGACCCTGCGTTCTTCGAGCACCTTCGGGCCCTCGACTGCTCCGAGGTGACGGTGCGAGCCCTGCCCGAGGGCTCCCTCGCCTTCCCGGGC GTGCCGCTCCTGCAGGTGTCCGGGCCGCTCCTGGTGGTGCAGCTGCTGGAGACACCGCTGCTCTGCCTGGTCAGCTACGCCAG CCTGGTGGCCACCAATGCAGCGCGGCTTCGCTTGATCGCAGGGCCAGAGAAGCGGCTGCTAGAGATGGGCCTGAGGCGGGCTCAGGGCCCCGATGGGGGCCTGACAGCCTCCACCTACAGCTACCTGGGCG gcttcGACAGCAGCAGCAACGTGCTAGCGGGCCAGCTGCGAGGTGTGCCGGTGGCCGGGACCCTGGCCCACTCCTTCGTCACTTCCTTTTCAGGCAGCGAGGTGCCCCCTGACCCGGTCAGTCCCTCCTCTAAACCCTGCTGTCTCCAGGCGACAGGCCCCAAGCCAGCCCTTGCCCTGGCGAGAGGTGTGCCACCCAGGCAGGTCACCCCAGTGCTGTCCCAGGAAGCTGGCACGGGCTGCATTACCTTTGCTCTCAAACTAGGGTGTCCCTGGCTGCTCCCAGGCCTCATCCTGCATTCCTGGCCCCCATTCTTCACCGACTCTGTTCTACAGATGTTGGCGCCCGCAGCTGGTGAGGGCCCTGGGGTGGACCTGGCGGCCAAAGCCCAGGTGTGGCTGGAGCAGGTGTGTGCCCAcctggggctgggggtgcaggAGCCGCACCCAGGCGAGCGGGCAGCCTTTGTGGCCTATGCCTTGGCCTTTCCCCGGGCCTTCCAGGGCCTCCTGGACTCCTACAGCGTGTGGAG GAGTGGTCTCCCCAACTTCCTAGCAGTCGCCCTGGCCCTGGGAGAGCTGGGCTACCGGGCAGCGGGCGTGAGGCTGGACAGTGGTGACCTGCTACAGCAGGCTCAGGAGATCCGCAAGGTCTTCCGAGCTGCTGCAGCCCG GTTCCAGGTGCCCTGGCTGGAGTCAGTCCTCATCGTAGTCAGCAACAACATTGACGAGGAGGCGCTGGCCCGACTGGCCCAGGAG CTGGTGGCCGTGGGGGGCCAGCCACGAATGAAGCTGACCGAGGACCCCGAGAAGCAGACGTTGCCTGGGAGCAAGGCTGCTTTCCGGCTCCTGGGCTCTGACG GGTCTCCACTCATGGACATGCTGCAGTTAGCAGAAGAGCCAGTGCCACAGGCTGGGCAGGAGCTGAGGGTGTGGCCTCCAGGGGCCCGGGAGCCCTGCACCGTGAGGCCAGCCCAGGTGGAGCCACTACTGCGGCTCTGCCTCCAGCAGGGACAG CTGTGTGAGCCGCTCCCATCCCTGGCAGAGTCTAGAGCCTTGGCCCAGCTGTCCCTGAGCCGACTCAGCCCTGAGCACAGGCGGCTGCAGAGCCCTGCACAGTACCAG GTGGTGCTGTCCGAGAGGCTGCAGGCCCTGGTGAACAGTCTGTGTGCGGGGCAGTCCCCCTGA
- the NAPRT gene encoding nicotinate phosphoribosyltransferase isoform X5 → MAAEQDPEARAAARPLLTDLYQATMALGYWRAGRARDAAEFELFFRRCPFGGAFALAAGLRDCVRFLRAFRLRDADVQFLASVLPPDTDPAFFEHLRALDCSEVTVRALPEGSLAFPGVPLLQVSGPLLVVQLLETPLLCLVSYASLVATNAARLRLIAGPEKRLLEMGLRRAQGPDGGLTASTYSYLGGFDSSSNVLAGQLRGVPVAGTLAHSFVTSFSGSEVPPDPMLAPAAGEGPGVDLAAKAQVWLEQVCAHLGLGVQEPHPGERAAFVAYALAFPRAFQGLLDSYSVWRSGLPNFLAVALALGELGYRAAGVRLDSGDLLQQAQEIRKVFRAAAARFQVPWLESVLIVVSNNIDEEALARLAQEGSEVNVIGIGTSVVTCPQQPSLGGVYKLVAVGGQPRMKLTEDPEKQTLPGSKAAFRLLGSDGSPLMDMLQLAEEPVPQAGQELRVWPPGAREPCTVRPAQVEPLLRLCLQQGQLCEPLPSLAESRALAQLSLSRLSPEHRRLQSPAQYQVVLSERLQALVNSLCAGQSP, encoded by the exons ATGGCGGCGGAGCAGGACCCCGAGGCGCGGGCGGCGGCGCGGCCGCTGCTCACTGACCTCTACCAGGCCACCATGGCGTTGGGCTATTGGCGCGCGGGCCGGGCGCGGGACGCCGCCGAGTTCGAGCTCTTCTTCCGCCGCTGCCCGTTCGGCGGCGCCTTCGCCTTGGCCGCCGGCTTGCGCGACTGTGTGCGCTTCCTGCGCGCCTTCCGCCTGCGGGACGCCG ACGTGCAGTTCCTGGCCTCGGTGCTGCCCCCAGACACGGACCCTGCGTTCTTCGAGCACCTTCGGGCCCTCGACTGCTCCGAGGTGACGGTGCGAGCCCTGCCCGAGGGCTCCCTCGCCTTCCCGGGC GTGCCGCTCCTGCAGGTGTCCGGGCCGCTCCTGGTGGTGCAGCTGCTGGAGACACCGCTGCTCTGCCTGGTCAGCTACGCCAG CCTGGTGGCCACCAATGCAGCGCGGCTTCGCTTGATCGCAGGGCCAGAGAAGCGGCTGCTAGAGATGGGCCTGAGGCGGGCTCAGGGCCCCGATGGGGGCCTGACAGCCTCCACCTACAGCTACCTGGGCG gcttcGACAGCAGCAGCAACGTGCTAGCGGGCCAGCTGCGAGGTGTGCCGGTGGCCGGGACCCTGGCCCACTCCTTCGTCACTTCCTTTTCAGGCAGCGAGGTGCCCCCTGACCCG ATGTTGGCGCCCGCAGCTGGTGAGGGCCCTGGGGTGGACCTGGCGGCCAAAGCCCAGGTGTGGCTGGAGCAGGTGTGTGCCCAcctggggctgggggtgcaggAGCCGCACCCAGGCGAGCGGGCAGCCTTTGTGGCCTATGCCTTGGCCTTTCCCCGGGCCTTCCAGGGCCTCCTGGACTCCTACAGCGTGTGGAG GAGTGGTCTCCCCAACTTCCTAGCAGTCGCCCTGGCCCTGGGAGAGCTGGGCTACCGGGCAGCGGGCGTGAGGCTGGACAGTGGTGACCTGCTACAGCAGGCTCAGGAGATCCGCAAGGTCTTCCGAGCTGCTGCAGCCCG GTTCCAGGTGCCCTGGCTGGAGTCAGTCCTCATCGTAGTCAGCAACAACATTGACGAGGAGGCGCTGGCCCGACTGGCCCAGGAG ggCAGTGAGGTGAATGTCATTGGCATTGGCACCAGTGTGGTCACCTGCCCCCAACAGCCTTCCCTGGGTGGCGTCTATAAG CTGGTGGCCGTGGGGGGCCAGCCACGAATGAAGCTGACCGAGGACCCCGAGAAGCAGACGTTGCCTGGGAGCAAGGCTGCTTTCCGGCTCCTGGGCTCTGACG GGTCTCCACTCATGGACATGCTGCAGTTAGCAGAAGAGCCAGTGCCACAGGCTGGGCAGGAGCTGAGGGTGTGGCCTCCAGGGGCCCGGGAGCCCTGCACCGTGAGGCCAGCCCAGGTGGAGCCACTACTGCGGCTCTGCCTCCAGCAGGGACAG CTGTGTGAGCCGCTCCCATCCCTGGCAGAGTCTAGAGCCTTGGCCCAGCTGTCCCTGAGCCGACTCAGCCCTGAGCACAGGCGGCTGCAGAGCCCTGCACAGTACCAG GTGGTGCTGTCCGAGAGGCTGCAGGCCCTGGTGAACAGTCTGTGTGCGGGGCAGTCCCCCTGA